Sequence from the Deltaproteobacteria bacterium genome:
TCTGATCGACACGGGAAGCCGGATGGACGAGGTCATCTTCGAGGAGTTCAAGGGAACCGGTAACCTGGAGATCAACCTCGACCGGAGGCTCGTGGACAGAAGGGTCTTTCCCTCTATCGATATCCAGAGATCCGGAACGAGAAAGGAGGAGCTCCTCCTTGACCAGCAGACACTCAACAGAATCTGGCTTCTCAGGAAGGTTCTCCAGCCCATGAACACCGTGGAGAGCATGGAGTTCCTTCTCGACAAGATGCGCAACACGCCGAACAACCGGGCGTTTCTCGACTCTATGAACCAGTAAGGGTGCTCGAGCGGGGCAGGCCTTCCGGTCTGGGTGCCGCAGAGGTGGGAAAGGCCGGGCATCTTGCAAAAGGCGGAAGATGCGGGTATTGTTATTCTTCAATCTGTTCGTCGGAGAAAGAGACCGTGAAAAAGGGGATTCATCCTAAGCTTTACAAGACGACCATCACCTGTGCCTGTGGCGCTACATACGAGACCGTCGACACCAAGGAGAATATGCGGGTTGAAATCTGCTCCAAGTGTCATCCCTTCTTTACGGGGAAGCAGAAATTCCTCGATACCGCAGGAAGAATCGAGAAGTTCAAGCGGAAGTATGCAAAGGTCAAAGACAAGGAACCCTAGCCCGCCTCCCTGACGTGTACCCTTAAGCCGTTTCTGGTTGGCCATAAAGAGATCAATGCTCTGCTCCGGGGATGCCAGCCTCTCGACCCGGAAACGCGGCCCCGGACCCCGACGTTGTTTGCCAAGGGACGGATGGTCTGCGGCGGTTGGTCCCTGCCCTCGAGACGTCGCGGGAACGGTCTGCATCCGGGGCAGTGAATTTGCGAATCCGCCTGACAGGCGGGTCCGTGTTTTCCCCGGAACGGTCCTTACTGAGGGAAGATATGTTTCCCAGGCTCGACGAGATTGAGAAGAGGTACGAGGAGCTCACCAGGCTCCTCGGTAAGCAGGAGATTGTACAGAGGCAGGAGGAGTATCAGAAGCTTGCAAGGGAATTTTCTGAGCTGGAAAAGACCGTGGGCTACTATCGTGAGTACAAGCGAATCGCTCGTGAACTCGAGGAGAACAGGAATCTATTGAAAGAGCCTGACGAGGAGATGCGGCGCCTTGCGAGGGATGAGATTGCCGAGCTTGAGGAGAAGATGGCCCTTGTCGAGCGGGACCTGAAGATCTCGCTGTTGCCGAAGGACCCCAACGACGACAAGAACATCTTCCTGGAGATTCGTGCAGGCACAGGCGGCGAGGAGGCCTCTCTTTTTGCGGCGGATCTCTTCCGGATGTATGCCAGGTACAGCGAGCTGCGGAAGTGGAAGATAGACATTGTGAGCCAGAGCGAGACAGGTGTGGGGGGGCTGAAGGAGATAATCGCTCTTATCGAGGGGAGGGGCGCATACAGTCAGCTCAAATAC
This genomic interval carries:
- the rpmE gene encoding 50S ribosomal protein L31, with translation MKKGIHPKLYKTTITCACGATYETVDTKENMRVEICSKCHPFFTGKQKFLDTAGRIEKFKRKYAKVKDKEP